A window of Castanea sativa cultivar Marrone di Chiusa Pesio chromosome 8, ASM4071231v1 genomic DNA:
gttcatgatgatgaacaataagaaaaactacTAGGAAACAAAGTTAAGGGAGGGCAAAAACTCAGCGAGAGAAGAGCAATTAGAAAacccccaacaacgagaccactctaaGAGACTACGCTGGCATAATAGATTCAACTCAACCAAGGTCTTCTCTTTGTCTTCAAAGGACcgacgatttcgttccaaccacagtccacattaagcaccctggaaccaaattccatatgtccgacttatcctttccatgccactgatgccaacaagGAATCAACTCCGCCACCGACcctggcataacccaaagaATCCCAAAGGTCTGAAGCATACAAGACCAAAGAGAATGGGTAACAGGACAATGCAAAAGAAGATGgttaaccgactccccatccTTGCAACACAAGCAACACCTATTAGCCAAGGGCCGACCCTTAAGCATAAGGTTGTCCAAGGTGAGGATCCGACCATGAGCAGCAGACCACAGAAAGAAAGCCACGCGCTTGGGGATCTTCGGTTTCCAAACCCCCTTCCAAGGAAGCCAAGAATTCGAAGCACCTCGGATCGCGAGGTAGTAAGGAGTGTCAAACATACCATCCCCTTTTAAGCCGCCGCAAAGGGTATCTCTCCTACTCCCCTGTGGAATGCGGATTGGATAAGCCGAGTAGAGAATACGAAGCgccaactcccaatcttcaaacGCTCTATAAAACGTTAAATTCCATACTCTAACAAGACCCCTTTCCGGAATCCATAAAACCTCGCAGATACAGCATCCTTGACCGCCGAACACACATAAAGCTCGTGATAGAGAACTTTTAGGGTATCGTcaccaatccacctatcatgccaaaaaCGGATACGAGTTCCTTGCCCCACTACAAAAGAAAGATGCTTAGAAAAGTCCTCCCAACCGTcgttaatgcttctccaaaggccGCACCCACGGGACCTCCCGCCTCTAGTCCTCCACCCCCTTTGATCCTCGCCATATTTTGAAGAGATAACCGACGCCACAAGTGGGTATCTTCATGGCCATATCTCCACGGCacacttccctaataaagcttGATTAAACGACACCACCTTTCTTAACCCCAATCCACCCATCTCAACGGGTaaacacaccttatcccaagccaccaaaggatatttaAAACCCCCCTCAGAAGacccccaaaggaaattcctcTGAATACTTTCCAATCTAGTCGCCACtgctttaggaatagtaaagagagatagaaagtatgtcgggagacttgagagagtactcttaagtaacatgagcctaccacccttcgataaatagagacgcttccacccagagcctcttctccatcttttccaaaataggattccaatcAAGGAGACTTAAAAGAAGATCCCAAAGGcatccccaaatatttcataggcaaCCGCATCTCTACACTGAAGCACATTAGCCAAAGCATCTAGATTATTCACCTCCCCAACGGGGACAATCTCGCTTTTCccaacattgaccttcaaacccgtaAACGCCTGAAAACAAGACAACACCATCCTAATTGACAGCAGCTGCTCCCTTGAGGCCTCACAGAATATGATGGTGTCATCCGCAAATAAAAGATGGGAAATACTCACCCCAGCAGAGTTCACAGCTCCCACCTGAAATCCCCGAATAAGATTACACTCCTCTGTCTTCTTCAAAAGTCTACTTAAAACCTCcattatcaaaagaaacaataaCGGAGATAGgggatccccttgtctcaacccaCGGGAGCTACCAAAAAAACCTTCAGGGGACCCATTTACTAGGACAGAGAAACGGACAGACGAAACGCAAGCCTTGATCCACCCCCTCCATTtcaccccaaaacccatccggcccaacaaataaaacagggcctcccagttcacatgatcataagctttctcaatatccaGCTTGCAAACCACACCCCGAACTCTGCTCTTCAGCCTACTATCCAAGCATTCATTTGCAACAAGCACTGAATCCAGAATCTGCCTTCCGCCAACAAACGAATTCTGAGTCTCAGAGatgagattatccaaaaccCTCCGCATCCTATTAGCCAACACCTTGGATAACAACTTATAAACACTACCCACCAAACTAATGGGGCGAAAGTCTTTAATATTAACGGCACTACACTTCTTAGGAATTAAAGAGAGAAACGAAGCATTCAAAGACCGTTCAAACGAAGAATGTCTATAGAAATCTTCAAAAAAGTCCATTACATCCCTTTCCACGACACTCCAACATTTCTGAAAAAAGGCCATGGTGAAGCCATCAGGACCAGGGGCTTTATCCCCCTCCATCTCCTTTAATACCTGAAAGACTTCCTCCTTCGAAAACTCCTTCTCTAATAACACCCGATCATCCTCTTCAATACTGGCAAACTCTAACCCATCCATAGAAGGACGCCCCACCTCAGTTTCCTTATACAACTCTTGGTAAAAAAGGACTATTTGAGAGCGTACATCGTGCTCATCCTCATAAAGAATACCATTCACCTCCATCCTTTTAATCTGATTAGCGTTTCTATGGGAGTTTGCTACTCTATGAAAAAACCGAGTATTATTATCTCCCTCTTCACAAATAAGGCTCTAGACTTTTGCCTCCAAGATGTCTCCTCAAGAGAAGCAGGCATGCTCTATGTCTCCTTTGAGTTGAATGCGCCGACTCTGATCCTCATTTGAGAGACCCACTAGCTCCTCTCTCACATCTAACCCCATCAGCTCAGTTAGCTTATTCTTCTTTCTAAAAACCAAATCACCAAATTCCTCCTTGTTCCACTTTTAGGTCTCGCTAGAGCCTTCAATTTTTGGGCCAAGATGAAACTTGGAGAACCCTCAAAACTGTAGCCATCCCACCACTGCTTTACTCTATCCACAAAACCCTCATCCTttaaccacatgttctcaaATTTAAAGGCACTACGACCACGCCGAACAACACCAGCTTCTAACAAAAGAGGGCAGTGGTCAGAAAGAACACGAGGAAGCACCCGTTGGGATACATTCTCAAAGTGCTCCTCCCAATCAAGAGAAACCAAGGCcctgtcaattcttgacataGAGGGAAGACCGGAATCTCTAAACCAAGTGAAGGAAGCCCCCTCTAAAGGTAAATCAACTAAAGAATTATTCTCTATGAAATCAGAGAATGCGAGCATAGCAGGGCTGAAAGTCTCACAACCAAGTCTCTCAACCAAGTCTCTCACTTGGGTATCTGATAATATTAAAATCACCTACAAGACACCATGCCATGGGCCACCTGGCTCGCACCTGAGACAACTCCCCCCACAAATTAGGCCGTTGACCATTGTCATTAGGGCCATACACACCTGTACAAGCCCAAACAAAATCATCCACCACACCTCTCAATAATACACTGACAGAAAACTGACCCACAATAACATCCAACTTCTCAACAACCCTCTTATCCCAAATCAGCAAGACCCCACCTGAAGACTGCACAGCATCCAAAACAGCCCAATCAGTGTACGGACTACCCCATAAACTCCAAACAAATGCCCCATCCATAGACGATACTTTCGTTTCTTGAAAACACACAAAATCGCACTTCCACTCTTTTAGAAGGTTCTTACACACCTCTCTCTTCCGGGGATTATTAAGCCCCCTCACGTTCCAAGAAAGTAGTCTTAGTGTCATTTAAAACTACTAGCAGCCCCCGAGTCCGTCAAAGCATCTCTGCACTTACTCCTAGCATTGGCACCCTCATAATTGACATAAGAAATCAGCCCCTTAAGCTCCCTGAGGCCTCGTGGTCCCGAAATAGCGGTCTCTTAGACACCTCTTCGTCCTTCACCTTGAGACACTCACTGCTCAGGATACGAAAAAGGGCCAAACATTGAGCTTCATGTCTCACAATAGGAAAGCCCACCATTTTACGAATTTTCTCATCAACTTGGATACCCAACTGGGGGGGACCAGCCTCGTCATCTCTGTGTTCCCTCTACAGAATCCAGAGTCAATGAACCCACATTGAGATCGTTAGGAACCCAATGAGACAGAGGTTCACATTCCAACACACAATTCTCATTCTCTCCACTGCCACAACCACTGTCCACCACCCCACTGGACTCCCGAGGAAGAATAAAGAGCCCAGATTCTGACTGAGTAGCCCCAACTGAATCCACCACTTCTGCATGTGCATCCCCTTCCCCAAACACAACCTCCAACACTTTACCCAAGTCTAAACTAGGAACCAATCCGTTATACATCCCCGGCCCATTCCTTGCCAAATCCGAGCCAACCATCAAGTCCCCGGTGTCACCCAAGTCCCAAAACCCAAGCCGATGATGCATCTTGGTGTCGGGGCTCGAAAACCCAGCCGGAGCCTTGCCGGCGTCGATAATATCTTTATCGGCGCTGCAGGAAGCATCTCCATCGTTTCCGGTCACTGGGTCATCACCACGAGCAGACACCGACCTCACCTCTTCATCCCATGAACTCGAGCCCACTTGTCCCACTCTCGGAACCTGGACCTCCATCGGCACCTGAACTCTGGCTCCCAGAGCGTGGGCTTCAAGATTAGAGCTCTGGCAGTGGGCTGAGTTTAACGTTACTGGGGTTTGGCGTGGCCTCCATTCTCTTCTGGGCTTGGCTGGAATGATGGGGTTGGAGGGATAAGGTTATGAATAATGGGCTTTGAGGGTTTTAAAGTTGGGCCCACTTCATTTACCTCATACCACACAATAGCCCATTTCCCATCAAGCCCACGTTCCAAGCACATAAAAAGGTCCAAGGAAATTTATGATTTCATTCCATCAGTTTCAGTTTCCTTTCCCATAGACATATCCTTCGCCCCGAGAAGCTCCTTCTGACCGAGGGTACTTGCCTTGCAGGAAACACGGTAAGCACAACTTGGATCTGACACAAGCTTCTCTCCAACCTCCTCCCTCTGTCCTAGGACCCTTTTCTTGCTGAAATTGCGACTGTTCTCTGACAAAATCTTCACCCCTCCCAAGGCAGatttcttcttcccttcaacCCCTCTGCCAGTGGTATTTTTCCGATGCCCCACCACCACCGACGCATAGGAAGATGAGACATCTGTAATGGGAACTCCTGTGTTTGGTTTCCCTATGTTTTTCGCACCGCCTTGGAGATGAGGGCTGTCACCCACCACCGCCGCCTCCACCGCTATAGCACCCTGATTTCTCTCGCGAAGATCCCCTCGAAGAGAGAGGCTGGTTTCAAAATCTTCCTCAGGTTTATGCTAAAATAGTGCCAGCCACATCCCAACCTTCCTTCAGGTATCACAATAGTACCTTTCCGTCGACCATGCAGAATTTCAGATACCATTAAAAACTTACCATGTGCGTTTGACCCCAGTTGAAGGATGAACACCATGTTACCATCTCTAAACGTTCTTGCATATTGACTAGGTGATTTCTTTGAAAGTAAATCCTCCAAGTGGAGCAAGAAAAGGTTTGCACTTTCCTTCCCCAGAAAAACAGAGCGCATTGAAGAATGACCTCTCTCAAAAATccgtaaagagaaaaaagaacccCCCTCCTCAACGGAAAACTCAAAAGTTTTGGATTCAATGAAGAAAAACGTGGAACCCCCCATGACATTCagtactcaaaaaaaaaaaaaaaaaaaaaagttggaaagCAGAAAAACGTGGAAAGAAAATAGTTTTGGCCTCAGCAATAGTTTTGGCCTCAGCAATTcatcaacataaaattttaaaataaaaaataaaaaaactaatgtaTGGTTAACATCTTTGGGAGAGGTTTAGATAGGATGGGTTATTTATTATCAAAGAAACAGAAGTTTGATGAGAAATCTTATTATCAGGTTCTTTTTTTTGGCAAGCAATTTGGAAGACCTAGGTTCCAAAGAAGTAGCCTTTTTGCTTGGACAGTGGTTCATGGCAAAGTGCAAAGTGATTGGGGAGTTGATCAATCACCTCTTGATGCATTGCATTATTCTAAGGACTTTGGTCTATCATTTGGTGCAATGGCAAGTGCCTTCCGCCCATAGCAACAAATTGCAGGTTTGAGTCTAGGAATCgacctctccaaaaaaaaaatgaaggtaaGACGGCCTACCAATCACCTCTCCTTGATCCTGCAGAAGCAGGAGCTTTGTGCGCTAGGTATGACGACTATTTAATAGGGACtgttagaagtatgtggttaaatgattaaatttaccatatcccaatagcttaagcttttgggacaattggtaatttaacatggtatccgAGTAAGAGGTCTTAAGTTCTATCCTTGTTTCCTCCactctacctctcatttaaagTCCCACGTGTTAGGCCTTGCCTACTAAAAAGATAGTTTCAGCCCACATGTGTTAGAAGTATTAGAAGTATGtgtttaaatgattaaatttaccatattccaatagcttaaacttttggaacaatcggtaatttaacaggGACATTTTTGGAAAATAGAATGGTGAATTCTCTTTTGAATAGTATTATAGAAGATAGAGACTTGGTTCCCAAGCAACTATGTGAATAACTGATTTTGGGGTTTTATGGTTGGTTAACAGAGAGCTTAAGCagtttagaaagaaaaagattaaacaATTTCTTGATTTCTTCTACTTCTTTTGATTCTGACCTATTAGGGCTTAATCTCATATCTCAGGCCCCATAGCTAATTACCTCAGGTCTTGCTTGCTGAAAATTCTGAGAAACTGATCTGAAAAGAGATCTGCCAATTTAAAGCCCTGATCCAAGTATTATGGTCATCTATTTGAGTGGTAGGTCTGACACATTAGGAATGTGTTTTCAGTGGTGCTCTAAGCTCTGTCAGTCATTAAGAAGCTGTAGGCTCTCTATGATGTGCATGAGAAAATAGTAAGCAGAAGATGGTGGCAACAACAATATCACCTTAGATTATGAAGCTagatttttgtgttgtttttttttccttcttgattGTGAATGTAAGCAGTATAAAGCTAGTTTCACACCATTTTGCTCTTAGATATTATCTTCtcttttcatgttttatttattgGAACTCCTAAAAATGAAGGTCAAACAAAGTGAGTGAGAAAACCTGTCTCGCTGAAAATATATAGAAGCTGTCACCAGAGGGGCATCTCTAATAACACAATGTTGGGTAATGAGGAAAGCAACGAActcaataaattttgaaaagctTCTCTCCCTACAATTCTGTAATGGACTTAAAGCATGATGTAGTCACAGTTCTTGACTGTGTCTTGAGTATGTTGATAACAAGAGTAAATGGTTATTGGATTGAGAAATCTGACCCTGCCCAATAGATGCTTCAATTAAGGGTTCTTTATTTCCTGGTTTGGAGCAAGGAACTATCTTATCTAGAAGCTGAATTGTAAAGAGGGAATCTTAATGTACCGAAGCTGATTTGTTCCATCTTCATGTTATGAGTCAATAAATTGATGGCAGTGTCAATAAGAGTGGTTCAGCCCCCAATGTGTAcatgtgtgggtgtgttttaGAGAGGAAATTATGATGATGGACGTGGATCactatttattagtttattataaCTATTCTTAATGTTCTTGCTGTTGTGTTTGTTGATACCTACTATTGATATCCAGTCCTACCAATAATGATGGAAATAATTGCATCTCATATCCTGTATTACCCTAAAATGCATTGTTTGCCTTTTGCTGTTGCATGTGTGAATATAACATGTTAATTGAACTTTTGCTTGGAAAGAGCTAAAAATTTATGAATGATATTCATTTACAAATGCTAATATTTAATCTGTTATTACAGATTCTCTGCATCATGCTTTGGGGAATAATCTTTCTTGAAAGTGTCATAATTGTGATCCACTTTTGAGATGTATGTCCCATACAATCACAGCAGACTCCTGCACAGAATATTGCTTGGAGGAACACCATTCTGGATCCTGCAAGGAATGTGGGAATTTTAGCTGTCATTACAACAATGCAAAAATTCAATTTGTGCCTTGTAAATCAAAACGATGATCTGATGAACCCAGCTAACATTGCTCCAGCCCCCCTATAGCAAGGTAGATTTTCTGGTAGAAATCAAGTGGATCTTTGATGTGACCTTGGGGAAATTGCATGTAGATAAAGGCATGTCATCAGAAACATTTGCTTGCTTAACGCAATTCACTGGCAAAAGAAAGGGCCTGGTGTGGATGGGTTGCGGTGGTTGGATAAGTGCTGCTGCCCTTCTAGTAATTTTGCTTGAATCAAAGCAGAGATTACTTAAGCTTGGTTGTAGCATGAATCAACTCTTTACTACGGCAGGGATGGCTTGTGATGGTTGATAATGTGCTGCCCTTCTAGCTGTTCTCCTTGTATCAAAACAGAGATAATTTAAGCTTTGTTGTAGCATGACACAACTCTCTAATTCATGGCACACATTAGTTGGCAACCACAAAACATTTTGTTAGGACAGAACATTGTGAAAAGAGTGAGCATTAAGTTTTCAATGTTTGAATTGTTTCATTTAGGCGACTTAGTGTGAACCGGTTAAAAGAGGCTATATATTTCGAGAGGCTGACTGAATTTGGATCACCAAGTGTTGAAATATAGCGCAGAAAACGAGAAGTTATGACCTGATATGAATAGAGGCAGCTGTTTGTTAAGCTGCAGATATGagaatagaagaaaaaataaaatgcacaTTTGAGTTTCAATACTTTTGAACTCTTCAAACTAGGAGTTTCGATTCTTCATGTTCAACTTCCATGCAAAAAAGAACAGAAGATAACAAGCATGAAAGAATGTCATTAACCGTctataaattttgcaaaatcacattaccagtaCAATTTACGAAAGGGGAGAAATAATTACAGGACTCCATCGCTCAAGTTCAAATATCTATGTCATTATACTTTTGAAGGAATTGgtgaaaataaacacaaaatcaatGTCATtacaagtttaaaatttttaaatcaatgGTGCCAACTGCTAAGTAAAAATTTGCCAAAGAGGGAAACCATGGAGGGACTTCTGTGGCAATTTCAATCAGCATCATGGAGCTACAATCTGCATATGGGGTTACTAAGTTCACTATCTCTCCACTATATATGATCTGAACAGAAACATACAAGTTCTTCAATTGGGACCATAGAACAGTTTGTATGCCTCAATAACTTCAAGATACCACATTGCCTCTCGATCCGGGAATGCAGAAAGATCAACAATCTTGTGAACCTGATATTAGGACACAACAGAATTTCAGGCAACGCCGATTTACTCTAATCCCATATCAACCATGAAtgcaaagcccaaatgtttgcaatagtaaaaacaaaaaattgttccAAAATTTGTGGTTGCCAAcaaattcttatttttgtgGAGTTTTTATAAAGAGATGATTGGTAAGCAgtcttatcttttatttttatttttgtgggaCTTCTATTCTTGGACTTGACTAGCAACATGTCACTTTTGGTAAAAGCACTTGTCAATATGTCCATTTGTACTATCAACAAACATCTACCTTAAAAAATCGCATTTCTCCTAAATTTTGTGAATACAAGGAACAATTTATAATTACTTCTAAGCGAGGAATGTAAGTATAATCTAAGGTTCAACAGTAACCCATCAATGTCTACTTGAAGCATAAAAAGAACAAGTGAGGGGTTTTGTTTTGTACCTTAATCATGGGGGGCTCACCCGAACTCGCAATGTAACCTCCAACGACCATTACATACATCCCTGTCTTCCAAGGGCGGAGACGGAAGTCGCCGGAGAGGGAGAGGTGGATAACGCCGGTGCCGTCGTCGAGAAGCAAGGGGGCTCCCGCGTCGGAGGTGGAGACCAGAACGCCCTGACCAGTGATCACACAACAACAGattagtttgatttgttttggttgtgttgtgttgtgttggggggggggggtatggTGTGATTAGAAGAATTAGAATAATATTAAGAGAGAGTAGACTGAAAGACCTGTAACCAGGCGCGTTGGAAGAGAATGCCGCCAAGAGTGAAGGAGTTTTGCGACTCTGTTTCCTTGGCCTCCCTCAGCTGAGCGCACACCAACTTCAGCGCTGCTAGCCCGAAGTCCatccctctttctttctctttttctctctctctctctctctcacgttTTCTTTCGCATTTAGGAAAAAGGAGGGAATAAGCCTGTTACTCTGTTTGGGTGCAGTGAAAAGGGtaggttgaaaattttgggagAGAAATTGCGgctcacaatatttttcacacaatTTTGCACGACAATTGCTGAAAATGTAATTACACACTAGCTATTGCACAATGCACACTTCATACATACTTTATTTTGCAATcgtgttttaaaaatatgattttggtCTATATGACAATGTTTGTACTTTACAACATTACTCCAACTATTGATTgtaatagactttttttttttttgagtgattaTAATAAACTTAGGTGAAAGTGATGTTACTTAGATCATTATATAGGTCTTATTAACATTACTCAAGAAAATAAGAGTGATTAAAGGATGGGGTTTGGATGCATTATATAGGTCTTATTAACATTACTCAAGAAAATAAGGGTGATTAAAGGATGGGGTTTGGATGCACGAACTAAGGTCGCTTTGATTCTATGAAAATTGGCCAACTTAAGTGAAACCTgaaggtggcgtttggtacggggtaatgttttaggattctcaggaatgtttaaagattcccatatttggttgcaaattacgctagggaatcagatgccaggggaatccttaaacccctctcagtaggaatgtggattccctttaaaacaggtgggaatccagattcccaaacttaaaagaaattgtattttttataaattgacaattttaaccctttttccttatcatttaagcaattaagataaattataaaacaaattatcaatatcttctatcttgtctttatcttttctcgccaaaacaacataaacaggataaataactctgctaatagttatttttgtattattcttgtcattttgaaatgttagatcacagttttaatgaatgtgttactaattgatagtttatataatgttttttatctatctatttagagtaagatatttttttaaaggactaattaatagtttatatatattttttcattatttatttaaaggaagattttttttttaatgggcttggtacttcacattcaaatctaaggacaaaataggaaaaacaaataattcatttaagattcttaggaatacgccaaacattatcatctcacattcctgggaatctcccaataaaaccaaacataggaatagctacattcctggAAATCTAGATGctaggagtaatgtggattccccgtaccaaacgccacagaagggtttttttcatataatacaAGATTT
This region includes:
- the LOC142605608 gene encoding uncharacterized protein LOC142605608 — translated: MDFGLAALKLVCAQLREAKETESQNSFTLGGILFQRAWLQGVLVSTSDAGAPLLLDDGTGVIHLSLSGDFRLRPWKTGMYVMVVGGYIASSGEPPMIKVHKIVDLSAFPDREAMWYLEVIEAYKLFYGPN